One part of the Vitis riparia cultivar Riparia Gloire de Montpellier isolate 1030 chromosome 8, EGFV_Vit.rip_1.0, whole genome shotgun sequence genome encodes these proteins:
- the LOC117920454 gene encoding uncharacterized protein LOC117920454, translating to MSEVNGSRSWREGLASLVDDTGHRYNTGSFETRRSEFTVAGDSPEGETESLRDQVQGFLKAWGEMVVELGRGCRDIVQQSLVTEDSFIVKKLGGPCSKVGKRLSFLNDYFLPEDRDPIHSWTVILLVFLIAFAVLSVNTKHDSSIPRIKKVCIHPPSASRVLLPDGRHMAYHELGVPADRARFSLIAPHSFLSSRLAGIPGIKAPLLEEFGVRLVAYDLPGFGESDPHPIRNLNSSALDMLYLANTVGVNDKFWVLGYSSGAMHAWAALRYIPDRIAGAAMFAPMVNLDERRMTKEERQKTWEKWVTRRKLMYFLARRFPRLLTYFYRQSFLSGKHGPIDKWLAVSLGEKDKALVEEPHFEEFWHRDVEESIRQGNVKPFIEEAVLQVSNWGFSLADLQVQKKCPRKGILPWLKYMYSQAECELTGFLRPIHIWQGMDDEVVPPPMTDYVSRILAGANVHKLPNEGHFSYFFFCDECHRQILTTLFGSPQGPLNNTLDATDSATATG from the exons ATGTCGGAGGTCAATGGATCGAGGTCATGGAGGGAGGGGCTCGCTAGCCTTGTGGACGACACCGGGCATCGATACAACACCGGTTCGTTCGAGACCAGGAGATCGGAGTTCACCGTCGCCGGAGACTCGCCGGAAGGTGAAACGGAGAGTTTGAGGGACCAGGTGCAGGGGTTCTTGAAGGCGTGGGGTGAAATGGTGGTGGAGTTGGGGAGAGGCTGCAGAGACATAGTGCAGCAGAGCCTTGTGACCGAGGATTCATTCATTGTTAAGAAGCTTGGCGGGCCGTGTTCAAAAGTTGGCAAGAGATTGAGTTTTTTGAACGATTATTTTTTGCCGGAGGATCGCGATCCTATTCACTCCTGGACGGTCATACTATTAGTTTTCCTAATAGCCTTTGCAG TATTGAGTGTAAATACCAAACATGATAGTTCTATCCCACGAATAAAGAAAGTATGTATACATCCTCCTAGTGCTAGCCGTGTGCTACTTCCTGATGGTCGACACATGGCTTATCATGAGCTTGGTGTTCCAGCTGACAGAGCTAGGTTTTCCCTGATAGCACCacattcttttctttcctcAAGACTTGCAG GTATACCTGGAATTAAAGCACCGCTGTTGGAAGAGTTTGGTGTTCGCTTGGTAGCATATGATCTTCCTGGTTTTGGGGAGAGTGATCCTCATCCCATCAGGAACCTTAACTCATCAGCATTGGATATGCTGTACTTAGCTAACACTGTTGGTGTTAACGACAAGTTCTGGGTGTTGGGTTACTCTAGTGGAGCCATGCATGCTTGGGCTGCACTTAGATACATTCCTGACAGAATCGCAG GTGCAGCGATGTTTGCACCAATGGTTAATCTTGATGAACGAAGAATGACCAAGGAAGAGAGGCAAAAAACTTGGGAGAAGTGGGTGACAAGAAGGAAACTGATGTACTTTTTAGCTCGAAGGTTTCCTAGACTTCTCACTTATTTCTATCGCCAAAGCTTCCTATCTGGAAAGCATGGTCCAATTGACAAGTGGTTGGCTGTGTCTCTGGGAGAGAAG GATAAAGCTCTGGTTGAAGAACCACATTTTGAAGAGTTTTGGCACAGGGATGTGGAGGAGTCAATTCGTCAGGGAAATGTAAAACCATTTATAGAGGAAGCTGTGCTACAGGTGTCAAATTGGGGTTTTAGCTTGGCAGATCTTCAGGTTCAGAAGAAATGCCCACGGAAAGGTATTCTTCCTTGGCTCAAGTACATGTACAGTCAGGCTGAATGTGAATTGACAGGATTTCTAAGACCAATACACATATGGCAG GGAATGGATGATGAAGTAGTGCCACCACCAATGACCGACTACGTGAGCCGGATTCTAGCTGGGGCCAATGTTCATAAGCTCCCAAATGAGGGCcacttttcttatttctttttctgtGATGAATGCCATAGACAGATACTCACTACTCTTTTTGGTAGCCCACAAGGTCCGCTAAACAACACGTTAGACGCCACTGATTCTGCCACAGCCACAGGATGA
- the LOC117920636 gene encoding uncharacterized protein LOC117920636 → MTERCLIAASLAVLAFHPSSTIRCFKPNPNPNPTSPQKENTPPSKPYRSLKRALSLTKSKRKQDSHTNPPVSRTSSALSNTSVDPSPPAPPLLTRSGELFKPVSELLGGRPLTGIVETIFRSGWAEEIGVTVEKVLMVNNSMDVLNRFEEYREMVKSKAKENSVGLGLERLVADGNELLLFHGVVITCALGSDKGALGICSKKRCGVCRVIGSNFFVREDTARTTTSLCGNSWRAHEKVATECIANGVSPATRKGIILCKVIAGRVVRAPKFGLMDGEKGGFDSVVSSTGDQPDGSQDLMVLNPRAILPCFVIIYNVCKGTMFQ, encoded by the coding sequence ATGACTGAAAGGTGCCTTATAGCAGCTTCTCTAGCAGTCCTTGCGTTTCATCCTAGCTCAACCATTAGGTGTTTCAAGCCAAACCCAAACCCCAATCCCACCTCCCCACAAAAGGAAAACACTCCTCCCTCGAAACCATACAGGAGTCTAAAGAGAGCGCTGTCCTTGACCAAGTCCAAGAGGAAACAAGATTCTCATACAAATCCCCCTGTCTCCAGGACTTCATCGGCCCTTTCCAACACAAGTGTCGATCCATCTCCTCCGGCACCGCCACTTCTAACAAGAAGCGGCGAGCTTTTCAAACCGGTGTCGGAGCTTCTCGGGGGACGACCGTTAACTGGTATTGTGGAAACCATTTTTCGATCAGGGTGGGCGGAGGAGATAGGCGTAACAGTCGAGAAGGTCCTGATGGTGAATAATAGTATGGATGTTCTTAACAGATTTGAGGAGTATAGGGAAATGGTGAAATCCAAGGCCAAAGAAAACAGTGTCGGTTTAGGATTGGAAAGATTGGTGGCTGATGGGAATGAGCTTTTACTGTTTCATGGCGTGGTCATTACTTGTGCATTAGGGTCTGATAAGGGGGCTTTGGGCATTTGCAGCAAGAAACGTTGTGGGGTTTGTAGAGTCATTGGTTCAAACTTTTTCGTTAGAGAAGATACAGCAAGAACAACAACATCATTGTGTGGGAATAGTTGGAGAGCTCATGAGAAAGTGGCTACTGAATGTATTGCCAATGGTGTGTCTCCAGCTACAAGGAAAGGCATCATATTGTGTAAAGTAATAGCCGGCCGAGTTGTTCGTGCTCCCAAGTTTGGGCTCATGGATGGAGAAAAGGGAGGATTTGATTCTGTGGTGAGTTCAACTGGGGATCAACCGGACGGTTCACAAGATCTCATGGTTTTAAATCCAAGGGCTATCCTTCCGTGCTTTGTGATAATCTACAATGTGTGCAAAGGTACCATGTTTCAATAA
- the LOC117920553 gene encoding interactor of constitutive active ROPs 2, chloroplastic isoform X1: MQTPKRRTGSLEVPPRTSPATPRTARKLKTPGSDGDSVSSPHPASRTPKDRSPKIVKSTRSPVSEKKRPSKLSELESQVAQLQEDLKKTKDQLNSSESWKRRAHQEAEEAKKQLLAVSAKLEESQQQLLELSASEEDRVQELRKISQDRDRAWQSELEAVQKQHSMDSSALVSAMNEIQKLKIQLEMVADSEASQTKHAESAHVEIQRLRIELADTLSLVEEMKTQLNDRKESEARALKVVTQTQMQLETAKAAAETIRSDGVKAMEAYNSITLELDQSNAQVNSLEGLVSKLQEDLVNSSSTSAANPSDDAKLAQENGENEDTNQLKQELNLVRFEVGQLRSALDAAEIRYQEEYIQSTLQIRSAYEQAERTRSESRQREAELEAELRKAKVIVEDLKVNLMDKETKLQNISEENKVLNVKIEQNQSNERESELQMELKKSEATLADLKTSLLDKETELQSITEENEMLKLEIKKKETENDKVNDEAVAKIEAAKAAEKEALTKLGYLTEEADKNSRRAERVTEQLDATQAANSELEAELRRLKVQSDQWRKAAEAAAAMLSTGNNGKIVERTGSLDNNYHTIGARIGSPCSEDMDDDSPKKKNGNMLKKIGVLWKKGQK, translated from the exons ATGCAGACACCAAAAAGAag AACTGGCTCTTTGGAAGTGCCTCCAAGGACATCACCAGCAACGCCTCGAACTGCTCGGAAACTAAAGACACCAGGATCAGATGGCGATTCAGTTTCCTCTCCCCATCCAGCAAGCAGGACACCAAAAGACAGAAGTCCTAAAATCGTCAAATCAACGCGAAGCCCAGTATCTGAG AAGAAGCGGCCAAGCAAACTTTCTGAATTGGAATCTCAGGTTGCTCAACTCCAAGAGGATCTGAAGAAGACAAAGGACCAGCTAAACTCATCCGAGTCATGGAAGAGAAGAGCCCATCAGGAGGCTGAAGAGGCAAAAAAGCAGCTATTAGCTGTATCAGCAAAGCTTGAGGAGTCCCAGCAGCAGCTGCTGGAGCTCTCTGCTTCTGAGGAAGATCGGGTACAAGAGCTCCGCAAAATATCCCAGGACCGGGACCGTGCATGGCAGTCTGAACTTGAGGCTGTCCAGAAGCAGCACTCAATGGATTCTTCTGCCCTGGTTTCTGCCATGAATGAGATCCAGAAGCTCAAAATCCAGCTGGAAATGGTGGCTGACTCTGAAGCTTCTCAAACCAAACATGCAGAGTCGGCACATGTTGAAATTCAGAGGTTAAGAATTGAACTTGCAGATACTCTCTCTCTGGTAGAGGAAATGAAAACCCAGCTCAATGATCGCAAAGAATCTGAAGCTCGGGCGCTCAAAGTTGTTACCCAAACTCAAATGCAATTGGAAACAGCCAAGGCAGCTGCAGAAACAATTCGGTCAGATGGTGTTAAGGCCATGGAGGCTTATAACTCCATAACATTGGAGCTGGATCAATCAAATGCTCAAGTAAATTCTTTGGAGGGACTTGTGAGCAAACTCCAGGAAGATCTAGTTAATAGTAGCAGCACAAGTGCAGCGAATCCATCAGATGATGCTAAACTTGCAcaggaaaatggagaaaatgagGACACAAACCAGCTTAAACAAGAGCTTAATTTGGTGAGATTTGAAGTGGGTCAATTGAGATCTGCATTGGATGCTGCGGAGATCAGGTACCAGGAAGAATACATCCAGAGCACATTGCAGATACGAAGTGCCTATGAACAAGCAGAACGTACAAGATCAGAATCGCGCCAAAGAGAGGCTGAATTGGAGGCAGAGTTGAGGAAAGCGAAAGTGATTGTTGAAGATTTGAAGGTGAACCTGATGGATAAGGAGACCAAATTGCAGAACATTTCAGAGGAGAACAAAGTGCTGAATGTGAAGATTGAGCAGAATCAGTCTAATGAAAGGGAATCTGAACTGCAAATGGAACTGAAGAAGTCAGAGGCTACTTTGGCAGATTTGAAGACAAGTTTGCTGGACAAGGAGACAGAGCTGCAGAGCATAACAGAAGAGAATGAAATGCTGAAATTGGAaatcaagaaaaaggaaacagaGAACGATAAAGTGAATGATGAAGCTGTTGCAAAAATAGAAGCTGCAAAGGCTGCAGAGAAAGAGGCATTGACTAAGCTTGGTTATTTAACAGAGGAAGCAGATAAAAACAGTAGAAGAGCAGAAAGAGTGACTGAGCAGCTGGATGCAACACAGGCTGCAAATTCAGAACTGGAGGCTGAATTAAGGAGATTGAAGGTGCAGTCAGATCAGTGGAGAAAGGCAGCTGAGGCAGCTGCTGCCATGCTCTCAACAGGAAATAACGGCAAAATTGTAGAAAGAACAGGGTCTCTGGACAACAACTACCACACAATTGGTGCAAGGATAGGTTCACCCTGCTCAGAGGACATGGATGATGATTCACCcaagaagaaaaatgggaacATGCTGAAGAAGATTGGGGTCTTGTGGAAGAAAGGCCAGAAGTAG
- the LOC117920553 gene encoding interactor of constitutive active ROPs 2, chloroplastic isoform X2, whose translation MQTPKRRTGSLEVPPRTSPATPRTARKLKTPGSDGDSVSSPHPASRTPKDRSPKIVKSTRSPVSEKRPSKLSELESQVAQLQEDLKKTKDQLNSSESWKRRAHQEAEEAKKQLLAVSAKLEESQQQLLELSASEEDRVQELRKISQDRDRAWQSELEAVQKQHSMDSSALVSAMNEIQKLKIQLEMVADSEASQTKHAESAHVEIQRLRIELADTLSLVEEMKTQLNDRKESEARALKVVTQTQMQLETAKAAAETIRSDGVKAMEAYNSITLELDQSNAQVNSLEGLVSKLQEDLVNSSSTSAANPSDDAKLAQENGENEDTNQLKQELNLVRFEVGQLRSALDAAEIRYQEEYIQSTLQIRSAYEQAERTRSESRQREAELEAELRKAKVIVEDLKVNLMDKETKLQNISEENKVLNVKIEQNQSNERESELQMELKKSEATLADLKTSLLDKETELQSITEENEMLKLEIKKKETENDKVNDEAVAKIEAAKAAEKEALTKLGYLTEEADKNSRRAERVTEQLDATQAANSELEAELRRLKVQSDQWRKAAEAAAAMLSTGNNGKIVERTGSLDNNYHTIGARIGSPCSEDMDDDSPKKKNGNMLKKIGVLWKKGQK comes from the exons ATGCAGACACCAAAAAGAag AACTGGCTCTTTGGAAGTGCCTCCAAGGACATCACCAGCAACGCCTCGAACTGCTCGGAAACTAAAGACACCAGGATCAGATGGCGATTCAGTTTCCTCTCCCCATCCAGCAAGCAGGACACCAAAAGACAGAAGTCCTAAAATCGTCAAATCAACGCGAAGCCCAGTATCTGAG AAGCGGCCAAGCAAACTTTCTGAATTGGAATCTCAGGTTGCTCAACTCCAAGAGGATCTGAAGAAGACAAAGGACCAGCTAAACTCATCCGAGTCATGGAAGAGAAGAGCCCATCAGGAGGCTGAAGAGGCAAAAAAGCAGCTATTAGCTGTATCAGCAAAGCTTGAGGAGTCCCAGCAGCAGCTGCTGGAGCTCTCTGCTTCTGAGGAAGATCGGGTACAAGAGCTCCGCAAAATATCCCAGGACCGGGACCGTGCATGGCAGTCTGAACTTGAGGCTGTCCAGAAGCAGCACTCAATGGATTCTTCTGCCCTGGTTTCTGCCATGAATGAGATCCAGAAGCTCAAAATCCAGCTGGAAATGGTGGCTGACTCTGAAGCTTCTCAAACCAAACATGCAGAGTCGGCACATGTTGAAATTCAGAGGTTAAGAATTGAACTTGCAGATACTCTCTCTCTGGTAGAGGAAATGAAAACCCAGCTCAATGATCGCAAAGAATCTGAAGCTCGGGCGCTCAAAGTTGTTACCCAAACTCAAATGCAATTGGAAACAGCCAAGGCAGCTGCAGAAACAATTCGGTCAGATGGTGTTAAGGCCATGGAGGCTTATAACTCCATAACATTGGAGCTGGATCAATCAAATGCTCAAGTAAATTCTTTGGAGGGACTTGTGAGCAAACTCCAGGAAGATCTAGTTAATAGTAGCAGCACAAGTGCAGCGAATCCATCAGATGATGCTAAACTTGCAcaggaaaatggagaaaatgagGACACAAACCAGCTTAAACAAGAGCTTAATTTGGTGAGATTTGAAGTGGGTCAATTGAGATCTGCATTGGATGCTGCGGAGATCAGGTACCAGGAAGAATACATCCAGAGCACATTGCAGATACGAAGTGCCTATGAACAAGCAGAACGTACAAGATCAGAATCGCGCCAAAGAGAGGCTGAATTGGAGGCAGAGTTGAGGAAAGCGAAAGTGATTGTTGAAGATTTGAAGGTGAACCTGATGGATAAGGAGACCAAATTGCAGAACATTTCAGAGGAGAACAAAGTGCTGAATGTGAAGATTGAGCAGAATCAGTCTAATGAAAGGGAATCTGAACTGCAAATGGAACTGAAGAAGTCAGAGGCTACTTTGGCAGATTTGAAGACAAGTTTGCTGGACAAGGAGACAGAGCTGCAGAGCATAACAGAAGAGAATGAAATGCTGAAATTGGAaatcaagaaaaaggaaacagaGAACGATAAAGTGAATGATGAAGCTGTTGCAAAAATAGAAGCTGCAAAGGCTGCAGAGAAAGAGGCATTGACTAAGCTTGGTTATTTAACAGAGGAAGCAGATAAAAACAGTAGAAGAGCAGAAAGAGTGACTGAGCAGCTGGATGCAACACAGGCTGCAAATTCAGAACTGGAGGCTGAATTAAGGAGATTGAAGGTGCAGTCAGATCAGTGGAGAAAGGCAGCTGAGGCAGCTGCTGCCATGCTCTCAACAGGAAATAACGGCAAAATTGTAGAAAGAACAGGGTCTCTGGACAACAACTACCACACAATTGGTGCAAGGATAGGTTCACCCTGCTCAGAGGACATGGATGATGATTCACCcaagaagaaaaatgggaacATGCTGAAGAAGATTGGGGTCTTGTGGAAGAAAGGCCAGAAGTAG